The Pseudomonas sp. Marseille-Q3773 DNA window AGGTGGTGCTGCAGACCCGCCAGGACGCCATCAATGCGGACGTTGCCGGGGTTGGGATGGGCGACGATCAGCGCGAGGAAGCCGATCGGCTGAATGCCGTGCGTCAGAAGTATGCCGAAGCGCGCCGGCAGCTGGAGGAACAGCAGGAGGATGTCTCGCGGCGGCTCAGCCAGGACGCCTACCAGCAACGGCTGGCTGATCTGGCTGACTATCAGGCCCGCGAGCTGCAGATGGAGGTCGACGGGTTTGAGGCGAGGCTGCAAGCCCAGCGGGACTACCGCAACGGCGTCAAACGAGCTTGGGCCAACATCCAGGCAGATGCGGCGAACGTGGCTGGCGCCACTGACGACATGCTCACGACGGGTTTCAACAAGGCACGCGACAGCCTGGCCGACTTCGCTATCAAAGGCAAAGCCAGCTTCAGGGATTTCGCATCGAGCGTCATCAACGACATGGCCAGGATCGCCAGCCAGCAGGCCGCCAGCTCACTGCTGAGTGGGCTGGTTGGCCTGGGCGTCTCCGCGGTTGGCAATTACTTAGGCGGCGGCTCCGGCAACGGCATGACGCCTGGTTCTGCTGGCGCCATATCGTCGAATCTCGGTGCTTCGCAAGCTGGCTATGGCGCCAAGTACTTTCCTCAGGCGCTGGGTGGTGCATGGTCTGACGGCGTGCAGATGTTCGCCAAGGGCGGAGCTTTCACCAACAGCGTGTTGAGCAGACCGACTGCCTTTGGAATTGCGAATGGCGGCCTGGGTGTAGCCGGCGAGGCTGGGCCCGAGGCAATCATGCCTCTGGCCAGAGGCTCGGACGGATCACTTGGGGTTCAGGTCGTTGGCGGCAATGGCAGCGGGGCCACGGTGGTTCAGCTCAACGTGCCGGTTTCGGTGAACGTTGAGGACCGGAGCGCTGACGGCATGGAGCTGGACAGCGCCGCTCTCCAGCAGAATCTGCAACAACAGATGCAGGGGGTGGCAGAGCGGGCTATTGCCGCTTCCTGGCGGGCCGGGGGAGTGAGCTATCGAAACAGTAACGGGAGACGCTGATGGCGATCGAAACATTCACCTGGGCGCCAGATGACGAGGCCAGCGGTGACAGCACCTTGCGCACCCGGAAATCACAGTTCGGGGACAACTACGCCCAAGTGTCCACTGATGGCCTGAATGCCGAGTCTGACAGCTGGTCGCTGTCGTTCGGCGGCCTGGCTGACGAGGTCGCCCCCATCCTGGCGTTCATCCGGCGGCACCGGGGGGCAAAGTCGTTCTTGTGGACGAACCCAGAGGGCGTGCTCGGCTTGTACCGGTGCGAGACGTTCAGGCAGCAACGCAAGCCGGGCGGCGTGGCGGTGCTGACAGCCTCCTTTGAAAGAGCATTTCATCCATGAGCTTGATCACTCAGCTACAGAAGCTGGAGCCGGGCGCGGAAATCCTTCTGTTCGAATTGGATGGCTCCGATTTTGGAGCGGACACGCTGCGATTCCACGGGCACGCGATACCGCACACACCTCAAGAACTGGCAGCGGCTGGCGCGAGCGCCGACCAGCTGCCGGCGAAGTCGATCTGGTGGCAGGGCAATGAGTACGGCGCCTGGCCGGTGCAGATCGAGGGCATCGAAGCGAACTCGGACGGCACCGCCGTGCGCCCCACGCTGACCGTGGGCAACGTGAATGGCCGGATCACAGCCTTGTGCCTGGCCTTCGACAACCTCATCGAGTTCAAGCTGACCATGCGCCACACGATGGCGCGTTACCTGGATGCGGTGAACTTTCCGGCAGGCAACACTGAGGCCGACCCGACCGAGGAAGCCATCGAGGTCTGGTACATCGACCAGAAGGTGTCCGAGAACGGCACCACGGTTTCTTGGGAGCTGGCCAGCCCTGGCGACGTGGGCGGGGAGACGATCGGCCGGCAGATGACCCAGCTATGCCACTGGGCAATGACTGCCGGCTACCGTGGCCCGAACTGTGGATACACCGGCCCCTACTACGACTTGGACGGCAAGCCCACGGATGACCCGGCCAAAGACCAGTGCAACGGTTGCCTCGACTCAGGCTGCACCGTCCGGTTTGGCCAGGGCAACCAACTGCCCTTTGGCGGCTTCCCGGCCGTTTCCCTCATCGCACGGA harbors:
- a CDS encoding phage tail protein is translated as MAIETFTWAPDDEASGDSTLRTRKSQFGDNYAQVSTDGLNAESDSWSLSFGGLADEVAPILAFIRRHRGAKSFLWTNPEGVLGLYRCETFRQQRKPGGVAVLTASFERAFHP
- a CDS encoding phage minor tail protein L; protein product: MSLITQLQKLEPGAEILLFELDGSDFGADTLRFHGHAIPHTPQELAAAGASADQLPAKSIWWQGNEYGAWPVQIEGIEANSDGTAVRPTLTVGNVNGRITALCLAFDNLIEFKLTMRHTMARYLDAVNFPAGNTEADPTEEAIEVWYIDQKVSENGTTVSWELASPGDVGGETIGRQMTQLCHWAMTAGYRGPNCGYTGPYYDLDGKPTDDPAKDQCNGCLDSGCTVRFGQGNQLPFGGFPAVSLIARS